From a single Miscanthus floridulus cultivar M001 chromosome 8, ASM1932011v1, whole genome shotgun sequence genomic region:
- the LOC136470042 gene encoding uncharacterized protein: MALYNLEEGAQMWYMQVQQDEGTPSWRRFTELLNLRYGPPLRSAPLFDHELGLADGIDGAVYRCPAQDRSPGTSAGPSTASRPAGSSSTQGRPTTVTIDGRPVKRLSQAEQEERRRLGLCYNCDEKYTCGHNRVCKHLFLLDGAVEVDDPDDDAATEDEAVEEAPAYSLHAVAGVRAHDSLQFRILVAGVPLIALLDTGSTHNFISEGAAQQTGLTS; the protein is encoded by the exons ATGGCGTTGTACAACCTCGAAGAGGGCGCCCAGATGTGGTACATGCAGGTACAGCAAGATGAGGGCACGCCGTCTTGGCGGCGTTTCACCGAGCTGTTGAACCTGCGTTATGGGCCGCCGCTTCGCTCCGCCCCGCTGTTCGA CCATGAGCTTGGCCTGGCAGATGGAATTGATGGCGCAGTATACCGTTGCCCAGCCCAAGACCGCAGCCCGGGGACTTCTGCCGGTCCCTCCACCGCGTCACGCCCTGCCGGCTCCAGCAGCACCCAAGGCCGCCCCACGACGGTCACCATCGATGGACGCCCAGTCAAGCGCCTCTCCCAGGCGGAACAAGAGGAGCGCCGTCGCCTCGGCTTGTGCTACAACTGCGACGAAAAGTACACATGCGGCCACAACAGGGTGTGCAAGCATCTTTTCCTCCTGGATGGCGCCGTGGAGGTCGATGATCCCGACGACGACGCGGCCACCGAGGACGAGGCCGTCGAGGAGGCCCCGGCCTACTCCCTCCATGCCGTGGCGGGCGTCCGTGCCCACGACTCCCTCCAGTTCCGCATTCTGGTGGCCGGTGTGCCGCTGATCGCCCTCCTCGACACCGGCTCAACGCACAATTTCATCTCGGAAGGCGCAGCGCAGCAGACCGGGCTAACATCTTGA